One Chryseobacterium indoltheticum DNA segment encodes these proteins:
- a CDS encoding FecR family protein, translating into MRNLNFKDIQAFVFRLWQREVSDEIISEKETELLDQWKINVEKDLESNHILESKARVLLVLESYLTQTTYINHPNSFRKYFYQIAAVILLLFSVGGIFSYNTFFKPDVYVAEKGNQKIYLKDGSVVTLFPGAELTVEKSFPADTRMVALKGDAIFSVAKSKKHPFIVRADGFSTKVLGTVFKITQSGNDKAVDLYEGKVAVSYVGAPVTFLKPNQKWTNFGVSRTAAVISFTNATTSTKKLPSLLSLSFNDVMLKEVAEVLQKNYSISIIYPKELAEKKITADFTGGNTDENIEALAFILDLEVQKEKQTYIFKK; encoded by the coding sequence ATGAGAAATTTAAATTTTAAAGATATTCAGGCATTTGTTTTCAGGCTTTGGCAAAGAGAGGTTTCAGACGAAATAATTTCGGAGAAAGAAACGGAACTTTTAGATCAGTGGAAGATCAATGTAGAGAAAGATCTGGAAAGCAATCATATTCTGGAGTCTAAAGCAAGAGTTCTCTTAGTTTTGGAATCTTATTTAACACAAACAACCTATATAAATCATCCGAATAGCTTTAGAAAGTATTTTTACCAAATTGCAGCTGTCATTTTACTTCTGTTTTCAGTAGGAGGCATTTTCTCTTATAATACTTTCTTTAAGCCGGATGTCTATGTCGCAGAAAAAGGAAATCAAAAAATATATCTGAAAGACGGTTCGGTGGTTACATTGTTTCCGGGTGCAGAACTTACTGTTGAAAAATCATTTCCGGCCGATACCAGAATGGTTGCTTTAAAAGGGGACGCTATTTTTTCGGTTGCAAAATCTAAAAAACATCCTTTCATTGTTCGTGCAGATGGTTTCAGTACCAAAGTTTTAGGAACGGTGTTTAAAATTACACAGTCTGGCAATGATAAAGCGGTGGATCTTTATGAAGGAAAAGTTGCCGTTTCGTATGTAGGTGCACCTGTTACATTCCTGAAACCTAATCAGAAATGGACAAACTTTGGAGTATCTCGTACAGCAGCAGTCATTTCTTTTACAAATGCCACTACATCTACCAAAAAATTACCTTCATTATTATCATTAAGTTTTAATGATGTTATGCTGAAGGAAGTAGCAGAGGTTCTTCAGAAAAACTACAGCATCAGCATTATTTACCCTAAAGAATTGGCAGAGAAGAAAATAACGGCAGATTTCACTGGCGGAAATACCGATGAAAATATTGAGGCATTGGCATTTATCCTAGACTTAGAGGTTCAGAAAGAAAAGCAAACCTATATTTTCAAAAAATAG
- a CDS encoding TonB-dependent receptor has translation MKSVKCGFTIAALFFTVTIEAQELVQKVSFSAPVGKPLIEVLEEFAGKTRMRLVYSKTDIKELKVKSIKCDNIPVNECLKDITSGLPIVHRLRGDLISIKYQGSDVSALGDGRVSGKIVDEIGNPVISADVSIAGKNALTDSNGDFSIELPSGSYTLIVKATKYDVLRVEKLSIVNNQTNTVSFVMRSASDKIASIKEVVITGTRKADTQAGLLALQKKAAQMSDGISAEQISKTPDNDLGGTLKRITGITTIDNKYVVVRSMGERWNTAAMDGINLPSTEAYNQNFSFDIIPNSMVESVIVSKTATPDMNASFAGGFVEVKTKDIPNESFTTVTMGTSYNDQTTFKEFLTRKRGKYDYFGYDDGTRDFPLGLKFTNWENPLFFEQSRQFKNDNFTNYATIADMGSNFQIALGRNYKLKNNSKWGFAGALIVRNEQNKLEIDHTGRGNWLDTSYLLSDWQTTGSNPVEFYNFKNQGASYNYNSTVAGMLNFGLQLGKNRFSFRNSYTHIYDNTLTRITGWNEYTSGSGLPANAELAYNYFYNGIVPNNDPEQIKTLDRPYTNNANYPIYQTLLQNKIEGSHKIGNVAVDWFAARTGVASDTKDYTLHNTLYNFIGTEIIAYHEANNSSSDFARGYIENKETDYNYGASFKWGKDLGDFKNDIKAGYAGVSKSNTNFQQKFLLRVDEKVTGSNLMALQGALSEWLDGSHYVPGGIGWQTRPLYTDEQYKGKVEQHAGFIMFDNRWKSKFRLVWGLRAEYFKYKLLSQQLDPNDPQNVYKEAVEDKPWQFMPSANFTYSPTSKTNVRLAYNRMVIRPQFNERTGLPYFDPIANGLIHNTEMVSSVVNNYDFKLEWFPGLGEIFSVGLYYKNIDRPIEREGYISNEGNLHLYNGNSKNAELKGFEAEVRKNLSFIEADSFFEKLFISGNFTYNDTKVISFKDRTKTTDLDDTYEVDRPLYGQTPYAYNLGLMYDGERLGISLLYNAKGEQYITVGYGYNGEEIQRPYAVADAQLSYKFLRNRNLEVKFNARNLFNRVKEFYNNFNSYSVSKGGGLQTEREMLELLPGATNKYDKNIDKILFRAYSGRIFGLSVNYTF, from the coding sequence ATGAAAAGTGTGAAATGTGGTTTTACAATTGCGGCTCTGTTCTTTACAGTAACAATAGAAGCCCAGGAATTAGTTCAAAAAGTATCTTTTTCTGCGCCGGTAGGTAAACCACTGATAGAAGTTTTGGAAGAATTTGCCGGAAAAACCAGAATGAGACTGGTATATTCCAAAACAGATATTAAAGAATTAAAGGTAAAAAGTATTAAGTGTGACAATATTCCTGTCAATGAATGTTTAAAAGATATTACAAGTGGTCTTCCTATTGTGCATCGTCTTCGGGGAGATCTCATTTCAATAAAATATCAAGGGTCAGATGTCTCTGCTCTAGGTGACGGCAGGGTTTCCGGGAAGATAGTAGATGAAATTGGTAACCCTGTGATCAGTGCAGACGTAAGCATTGCTGGAAAGAATGCATTAACAGATAGCAATGGTGATTTTTCGATAGAACTTCCTTCGGGATCTTATACATTAATTGTGAAAGCTACGAAATATGATGTTTTACGTGTAGAAAAATTATCGATCGTAAATAATCAAACCAACACTGTTTCATTTGTGATGAGGTCAGCTTCTGATAAGATCGCGAGTATAAAAGAAGTTGTGATTACAGGAACTCGAAAAGCAGATACACAGGCAGGATTATTGGCTTTACAGAAAAAAGCAGCACAGATGAGTGACGGAATTTCGGCTGAACAAATTTCCAAAACACCCGATAATGATTTGGGAGGAACGCTGAAAAGGATAACAGGTATTACTACAATTGATAATAAATATGTAGTGGTGCGCTCGATGGGAGAACGTTGGAATACAGCAGCGATGGATGGGATCAATCTTCCAAGTACAGAAGCTTATAACCAAAATTTTTCGTTCGATATTATTCCCAATTCCATGGTGGAAAGTGTGATTGTGAGCAAAACAGCTACTCCGGATATGAATGCAAGCTTTGCGGGAGGTTTTGTAGAAGTTAAAACTAAAGATATCCCCAACGAAAGCTTTACTACGGTAACAATGGGAACTTCCTACAATGATCAGACAACTTTTAAGGAATTTCTTACCAGAAAACGCGGAAAATATGATTACTTCGGGTATGATGACGGAACGAGAGATTTCCCTTTGGGCTTGAAGTTTACAAATTGGGAAAACCCTTTGTTCTTTGAACAATCGAGACAGTTTAAGAATGATAATTTTACCAATTATGCTACAATAGCAGATATGGGATCTAATTTCCAGATCGCGTTGGGAAGAAATTATAAGCTTAAAAATAATAGCAAATGGGGATTTGCAGGAGCTTTGATTGTAAGAAACGAACAAAATAAACTAGAGATCGATCACACAGGAAGAGGAAACTGGTTAGACACAAGTTACTTGCTTTCGGATTGGCAAACAACCGGCTCAAATCCTGTAGAATTTTACAACTTCAAAAACCAGGGAGCCTCATATAATTATAATTCTACGGTTGCCGGAATGTTGAATTTTGGATTGCAGCTGGGTAAAAACAGATTTTCATTCAGAAACTCTTATACTCATATTTATGATAATACCCTGACCAGAATTACAGGCTGGAATGAATATACTTCAGGAAGTGGTTTGCCGGCTAATGCAGAATTGGCTTACAATTATTTCTACAACGGAATTGTTCCCAATAATGATCCTGAACAGATAAAAACTTTAGACAGACCTTATACAAATAATGCCAATTATCCGATTTATCAAACTCTTTTACAAAATAAAATAGAAGGAAGTCATAAAATAGGTAATGTAGCGGTAGACTGGTTTGCGGCAAGAACGGGTGTAGCATCTGATACAAAAGATTATACATTGCACAATACGCTTTATAATTTCATCGGGACTGAAATTATAGCGTATCATGAAGCTAATAACTCTTCCAGCGATTTTGCGAGAGGGTATATAGAAAATAAAGAAACAGATTATAATTATGGTGCCTCTTTTAAATGGGGTAAAGATTTAGGAGATTTTAAAAATGATATAAAGGCCGGTTATGCAGGAGTATCTAAAAGCAATACCAATTTTCAGCAAAAATTTCTCTTAAGAGTTGACGAAAAAGTAACAGGAAGCAATCTTATGGCTTTGCAGGGTGCACTTTCTGAATGGTTGGATGGTTCGCACTATGTACCTGGTGGAATCGGATGGCAGACAAGACCGCTTTACACTGACGAACAATATAAAGGTAAAGTGGAGCAGCATGCAGGGTTTATTATGTTTGATAATCGATGGAAAAGCAAATTTAGATTGGTTTGGGGATTGAGGGCAGAATATTTTAAATATAAATTGCTTTCTCAGCAGCTAGATCCTAATGATCCACAGAATGTTTACAAAGAGGCGGTGGAGGACAAACCTTGGCAATTCATGCCTTCTGCGAATTTTACTTACAGCCCGACCAGTAAAACCAATGTGAGGCTTGCCTACAATAGAATGGTTATTCGTCCTCAGTTTAACGAAAGAACGGGATTGCCCTATTTTGATCCTATCGCGAACGGACTGATTCATAATACAGAAATGGTGTCGTCTGTGGTGAATAATTATGATTTTAAATTGGAATGGTTTCCAGGTTTAGGTGAAATATTCTCAGTCGGATTGTACTACAAAAATATAGACAGACCCATCGAAAGAGAAGGGTATATTTCAAATGAAGGAAACTTACATCTTTATAACGGGAATTCTAAAAATGCAGAACTGAAAGGATTTGAGGCTGAGGTAAGAAAAAATTTAAGTTTCATCGAAGCAGATTCTTTTTTCGAAAAACTCTTCATCAGCGGAAACTTCACCTATAACGATACCAAGGTAATATCTTTTAAAGACAGAACTAAAACCACAGATCTTGATGATACTTATGAGGTAGACAGACCGCTTTACGGTCAAACTCCTTATGCTTATAATTTAGGACTGATGTATGATGGTGAAAGGTTGGGAATAAGTCTTTTGTATAATGCAAAAGGTGAGCAATACATTACTGTAGGGTATGGTTACAACGGAGAAGAGATTCAAAGACCTTATGCAGTTGCAGATGCACAGCTTTCGTACAAATTTTTAAGAAACAGAAATTTGGAGGTGAAGTTTAATGCAAGAAATCTTTTCAATAGAGTGAAAGAGTTTTATAATAATTTCAATTCTTATTCGGTATCCAAAGGCGGCGGTTTACAAACAGAAAGAGAAATGCTGGAGCTTCTTCCCGGTGCTACCAATAAATATGATAAAAATATTGATAAAATTTTATTTCGTGCTTACAGCGGAAGAATATTCGGCTTAAGTGTGAACTATACTTTTTAA
- a CDS encoding T9SS-dependent choice-of-anchor J family protein has protein sequence MKKIILLSVILLSKAVFAQIPVWMNTFETPSDLQGWTFYDTNGNGNGWMQGQNIYHNGTSLAYGTAGVLRHSINLVPTGNATGFATENDWIVSPEIDLTNVGGTITLAGYIGRQRSSHASVSRDLYIFVSTSQKPVPGLADFQQLATDAQSAGGATYRFSASSNLPSDLTQFAESLVNISAFAGKKIYIGLWSNRISSGGAPNSQNINIDEMAIYASVLSTKEVKTGKALSKIIENPVSSSLQIKLDAALKENNTTVSVYNMGGQQILKTKYSKNINVAEFSAGTYIVEVSDRIVSERMKFIKK, from the coding sequence ATGAAAAAAATAATTTTATTATCTGTAATACTTTTATCGAAGGCGGTATTTGCTCAAATCCCTGTTTGGATGAATACATTTGAAACACCAAGTGACTTACAAGGATGGACTTTCTATGATACAAACGGAAATGGAAACGGTTGGATGCAAGGACAAAATATCTATCACAACGGAACTTCATTAGCATACGGAACTGCAGGTGTTCTTCGTCATTCTATCAATTTGGTTCCTACAGGTAATGCAACAGGTTTTGCAACTGAAAACGATTGGATAGTTTCTCCGGAAATAGACCTTACGAATGTTGGCGGAACTATTACTTTAGCAGGATATATCGGAAGACAAAGGTCTAGCCATGCAAGTGTAAGCAGAGATTTATACATTTTTGTAAGCACCTCTCAGAAGCCTGTTCCAGGTCTTGCAGATTTTCAACAGTTAGCAACTGATGCTCAAAGTGCAGGTGGTGCAACATATAGATTTAGTGCTTCAAGTAACCTTCCGTCTGATCTTACACAGTTTGCAGAATCTTTGGTAAACATCTCAGCTTTTGCAGGAAAGAAAATTTATATAGGCCTTTGGTCAAACAGAATTTCATCCGGAGGAGCACCAAATTCTCAGAATATCAATATAGATGAGATGGCAATCTATGCTTCCGTTTTAAGTACAAAAGAAGTAAAAACGGGAAAAGCATTAAGTAAAATAATAGAAAATCCTGTATCATCTTCCTTACAAATAAAACTTGATGCAGCTTTAAAAGAAAACAACACAACAGTAAGTGTCTATAATATGGGCGGTCAGCAGATTTTAAAAACAAAATATTCTAAAAATATCAATGTAGCAGAATTTTCGGCAGGTACTTATATTGTTGAGGTATCAGACAGAATAGTCTCTGAGCGAATGAAATTTATTAAAAAATAG
- a CDS encoding S41 family peptidase: MSKTFFKTQLLALIILSFLIVSCNRTDDEVPNFPEGSTESVNVWVQDSMRRYYYWADQMPPKPNYHLPVKDFFKSLLLPQDRFSFIINTSDASTYPRSVRNMYGFDYAVLQLENGEIVTVIKLVLKNSPALNAGLERGMIIKKIDGQNITASNAEQLTSSIAEKTMIELTVGNWQNGSVVNEKNITVYYGYTFEQPLTSKIFDKNGKKTGYLYIYDFPDGMSQALNQKFAEFKSAGVQDLVLDLRYNYGGSVSSAAALCALIPAGISANSQFITYKGNKNGGEVKRSFSQQIAYASNAINFNALQANSLGLQKVYVLTSKSTASASEIVINNLKPYMEVIQVGEVTLGKDMAGFVIEDKRKPKKITWQIHPVIYKVFNANGEGNYNNGIFPQISVNEFISLPLLPLGDPDEILLSSVMNKIYSKSVHTEAQSKSVKILFQSDRPFTVLSKLNFK, translated from the coding sequence ATGAGCAAAACTTTTTTTAAAACTCAGTTACTGGCTTTAATTATATTATCTTTTTTGATAGTTTCTTGCAACCGTACAGATGATGAGGTGCCCAATTTTCCCGAAGGTAGCACCGAATCTGTGAATGTTTGGGTTCAGGACAGCATGAGACGATATTACTATTGGGCAGATCAGATGCCGCCAAAGCCCAATTATCATCTTCCGGTAAAAGACTTTTTTAAAAGTTTGTTGCTTCCTCAGGATCGTTTTTCATTTATCATTAATACAAGCGATGCATCTACTTATCCTCGTTCGGTAAGAAATATGTATGGCTTTGATTATGCTGTTTTGCAGTTGGAAAATGGTGAAATTGTTACGGTCATAAAATTAGTTTTGAAAAATTCTCCCGCTCTGAATGCCGGATTGGAAAGAGGAATGATCATCAAAAAAATCGACGGACAAAATATTACCGCTTCTAACGCGGAACAATTAACTTCATCCATAGCCGAAAAAACGATGATCGAGCTTACCGTAGGAAATTGGCAAAACGGATCGGTTGTTAATGAAAAAAACATTACAGTTTATTATGGGTATACTTTTGAGCAGCCTTTGACGTCTAAAATATTTGATAAAAACGGAAAGAAAACAGGATATCTTTATATTTATGATTTTCCGGATGGGATGAGTCAGGCTCTCAATCAGAAATTCGCAGAATTTAAAAGTGCGGGAGTGCAGGATTTGGTTCTTGATCTCCGATACAATTATGGAGGTTCTGTTTCATCAGCTGCAGCACTTTGTGCGTTGATTCCGGCAGGAATTTCTGCAAATTCTCAGTTTATTACCTATAAAGGAAATAAAAACGGGGGCGAAGTTAAAAGGTCTTTTTCACAACAAATTGCTTACGCTTCCAATGCGATTAATTTTAATGCTTTACAAGCCAATTCTCTTGGTTTACAAAAAGTATATGTTTTAACCTCAAAAAGCACTGCTTCTGCTTCTGAAATTGTTATCAATAATCTAAAACCTTATATGGAAGTCATTCAGGTTGGTGAAGTTACATTAGGAAAAGACATGGCCGGATTTGTAATTGAAGACAAGCGAAAACCTAAAAAAATTACTTGGCAGATACATCCTGTTATTTATAAAGTATTCAATGCCAATGGTGAAGGGAATTATAATAATGGGATTTTTCCGCAAATCTCTGTTAATGAATTTATATCATTGCCATTACTTCCTTTAGGCGATCCTGACGAAATATTGCTTTCTTCTGTGATGAATAAAATTTATTCAAAGTCTGTACATACAGAAGCTCAATCAAAAAGCGTAAAAATCTTATTTCAAAGTGATCGTCCTTTTACTGTTCTTTCAAAATTAAATTTTAAGTAA